The Deltaproteobacteria bacterium genome includes a region encoding these proteins:
- a CDS encoding membrane dipeptidase, with amino-acid sequence MSADLLDQQPSVDIHAHPGRFHRDNTGLEQRIRQMVRGGLSAGFFCVSTDRAVIRRDREVGRIRAHRAFEPGESYRDTCSRFAVLDPWFAEGHLPRVLSPADVLRAKRTRRPGAILAAEGADFLEERIDRVQEAHDRGIRSIQLVHYNINAVADIQTEEPRHHGLTPFGAQVIREMNRLGLIVDVAHATEQVTRNVVDITTRPIMLSHTALRRTPRKYTRFIYADHARLIASTGGVIGVWPAGRGGLERWTRRFRKLADLVGPEHLAVGTDMDGLRNTVFDDYAELPNLAAALLAAGFSKSEAAGILGGNFMRVFGKVAEGV; translated from the coding sequence GTGAGCGCGGATCTGCTCGATCAGCAACCCTCGGTGGACATCCACGCCCACCCCGGCCGTTTCCACCGGGACAATACCGGCCTGGAACAGCGTATCCGGCAAATGGTCCGGGGCGGCCTGAGCGCCGGTTTCTTCTGCGTGAGCACGGACCGGGCCGTCATCCGCCGGGACCGGGAAGTCGGCAGGATCCGGGCGCACCGGGCGTTCGAGCCCGGGGAATCGTACCGCGACACCTGCTCGCGCTTCGCCGTGCTCGACCCGTGGTTCGCCGAAGGCCATCTCCCGCGGGTGCTGAGTCCCGCCGACGTCCTGCGCGCCAAGCGGACGCGCCGGCCCGGCGCCATCCTCGCCGCGGAGGGCGCCGACTTCCTGGAGGAACGCATCGACCGCGTCCAGGAGGCCCACGACCGCGGCATCCGCTCCATCCAGCTCGTGCACTACAACATCAACGCCGTCGCCGACATCCAGACCGAGGAGCCGCGCCATCACGGCCTGACCCCGTTCGGCGCGCAGGTGATCCGCGAGATGAACCGCCTGGGCCTGATCGTGGACGTGGCCCACGCCACCGAGCAGGTAACGCGGAACGTGGTGGACATCACCACCCGGCCCATCATGCTGAGCCACACCGCGCTGCGCCGTACGCCGCGCAAGTACACGCGCTTCATCTACGCCGACCACGCGCGGCTCATCGCCTCCACCGGCGGCGTCATCGGCGTCTGGCCCGCGGGACGCGGCGGCCTGGAACGGTGGACCCGGCGTTTCCGGAAGCTCGCCGACCTCGTCGGCCCCGAGCATCTCGCCGTGGGCACCGACATGGACGGCCTGCGCAACACGGTCTTCGACGACTACGCCGAGCTGCCGAACCTCGCGGCCGCGCTGCTCGCGGCGGGGTTCTCCAAGAGCGAGGCGGCGGGGATCCTGGGCGGAAACTTTATGCGGGTTTTTGGGAAGGTGGCGGAGGGGGTTTGA
- a CDS encoding HesA/MoeB/ThiF family protein gives MRLTPDQIERYSRQIMIPDVGGAGQIRLRQASALVVGAGGLGSPAAFYLAAAGIGRLGIVDGDTVDLSNLQRQILHTTADQGQRKVESARSRLRELNAEVEVEVHDVRLTEDNAAGLMEPYDFVIDGSDNFDTKFLVNDVAVAMSKPFSHAGIVRLQGQTMTVVPPDSACYRCLFEEPPAPGEVLGCQQAGILGAVAGTIGSIQATEAVKYIVGLEEHLLVNSLLTYDAKTMEIRKVPVSPNPRCKACGASAGPPASQRSHA, from the coding sequence ATGCGTCTGACCCCTGATCAAATCGAGCGATACAGCCGCCAGATCATGATCCCCGACGTCGGCGGCGCCGGCCAGATACGCCTGCGCCAGGCGAGTGCCCTGGTGGTGGGAGCCGGCGGTCTGGGAAGCCCCGCGGCATTCTATCTGGCCGCCGCCGGCATCGGGCGGCTCGGCATCGTGGACGGCGATACGGTGGACCTCTCCAACCTGCAGCGGCAGATCCTCCACACCACCGCCGACCAGGGTCAGCGCAAGGTGGAATCGGCGAGGTCGCGGCTGCGCGAGCTCAACGCCGAGGTGGAGGTGGAGGTCCACGACGTGCGCCTGACCGAAGACAACGCCGCCGGGCTCATGGAACCGTACGACTTCGTCATCGACGGAAGCGACAACTTCGACACCAAGTTCCTGGTCAACGATGTCGCCGTGGCCATGAGCAAGCCGTTTTCCCACGCGGGGATCGTACGCCTTCAGGGCCAGACCATGACGGTGGTGCCGCCGGACAGCGCCTGCTATCGCTGCCTTTTCGAGGAGCCGCCGGCGCCCGGCGAGGTCCTGGGGTGCCAGCAGGCGGGTATCCTGGGCGCGGTGGCGGGGACCATCGGATCCATCCAGGCCACCGAGGCCGTCAAGTACATCGTCGGCCTCGAGGAGCACCTGCTGGTGAACAGCCTGCTCACCTATGACGCCAAGACCATGGAAATAAGAAAGGTGCCGGTGTCGCCGAACCCGCGCTGCAAGGCTTGCGGCGCATCCGCGGGCCCGCCGGCGTCCCAAAGGAGTCACGCATGA
- a CDS encoding ornithine cyclodeaminase family protein translates to MLFLNNDDVARVIDMPLCLDALESLFRELARGDAVGMGRMDMYVPSGQESPYHRLALMVGGSRQDGYACIRIISDMVSWPMERGHRRENKYAREPGTWCGLLLLFSTRDGTPVAMMNDGRLQHDRVGAGAGLGAKYLAREDSRTVAMIGSGGMARSYLDALVRVRPVTRVRAFSLNPENVRQYAEEMRARHGIEVEVAADARTAVRGADIVCCCASAIEPVFFSDWLEPGMTVIDVNRNSVEPGFLHAVDVAVRPGDATPYLENPPPEAFYARGGYLGYVAGQEEERALVPRVNLTREIVDIPKLPDLISGRIPGRTSPDQTAWFMNIGAIGPQFSAVTGAVYERARDAGLGREIPTELFLENIRA, encoded by the coding sequence ATGCTGTTTCTCAACAACGACGATGTCGCTCGGGTCATCGACATGCCGCTTTGCCTGGACGCCCTGGAAAGCCTGTTCCGGGAACTGGCCAGGGGCGACGCCGTGGGCATGGGGCGCATGGACATGTACGTGCCCTCGGGGCAGGAGTCACCCTACCACCGTCTCGCCCTCATGGTCGGGGGCAGCCGCCAGGACGGCTACGCCTGCATCCGCATCATCTCGGACATGGTGAGCTGGCCCATGGAGCGGGGCCACCGGCGCGAGAACAAGTACGCCCGCGAGCCCGGCACCTGGTGCGGCCTGCTGCTGCTCTTCAGCACCCGCGACGGGACCCCGGTGGCCATGATGAACGACGGCCGCCTCCAGCACGACCGCGTGGGCGCTGGTGCCGGCCTGGGGGCCAAGTACCTGGCGCGGGAGGACAGCCGCACGGTGGCGATGATCGGTTCCGGCGGCATGGCACGTAGCTACCTCGACGCGCTTGTGCGGGTGCGTCCCGTCACCAGGGTCAGGGCTTTCAGCTTGAACCCGGAGAATGTCCGGCAGTACGCGGAAGAGATGAGGGCGCGGCACGGGATCGAGGTGGAAGTCGCCGCGGACGCGCGCACGGCGGTGCGGGGCGCGGACATCGTGTGCTGCTGCGCGTCCGCCATCGAGCCGGTGTTCTTCTCGGACTGGCTGGAGCCGGGCATGACCGTCATCGACGTCAACCGGAACTCCGTGGAGCCGGGCTTCCTTCACGCCGTGGACGTGGCGGTGCGCCCGGGAGACGCCACTCCCTACCTGGAGAACCCCCCGCCCGAAGCCTTCTACGCCCGCGGCGGCTACCTGGGTTACGTCGCCGGTCAGGAGGAGGAGCGGGCGCTGGTGCCGCGCGTGAACCTGACGCGCGAGATCGTGGACATCCCCAAGTTGCCCGACCTCATCAGCGGCCGGATCCCCGGGCGCACCAGCCCGGACCAGACCGCATGGTTCATGAACATCGGCGCCATCGGCCCACAGTTCAGCGCCGTCACCGGCGCCGTCTACGAACGCGCCCGCGACGCCGGCCTCGGCCGGGAGATTCCCACCGAGCTGTTCCTGGAAAACATCCGGGCGTGA
- a CDS encoding amidohydrolase family protein, with the protein MLTIDSDGHLHEPFDLFDRYIEKEFHAIRPRVVDLRDEPRDQGRWVAEGRVVPRIPFSRGVGGGGFNYPTPRHKQMKARDNSLDDIPGRLEDLDLMGVDYQVVFPTALVWVFDLENTELAGAVCRAYNNYVAEQCSKAPKRLNAIAMVPIQDPAGAAEEARRAVRELGLAGVLLPGMAGNRPLHSSEYEPFFAALDELDTPIGFHAVTGMHDTPWADCFTDFFSTHVTAMPFSMMVGMMSVVRMGILARYPNLRCAFLEIGATWFPYWAWWVGKHIEHVRGPRGDGRHEGNWGRAPYTLPETIREPMEDILSGRILSGFEDDENLRAVIDQVGAGSLMYASDYPHSDMDWGRVDAIKNNDSITREERAALLGGNARRFYKLDLG; encoded by the coding sequence ATGCTGACCATCGACTCGGACGGCCACCTGCACGAGCCCTTCGACCTGTTCGACCGCTACATCGAAAAGGAGTTCCACGCCATCCGTCCGCGCGTCGTCGACCTGCGCGATGAGCCCAGGGACCAGGGGCGCTGGGTGGCCGAGGGGCGGGTGGTGCCGCGCATTCCCTTCTCGCGGGGCGTGGGCGGCGGCGGGTTCAACTACCCCACGCCGCGGCACAAGCAGATGAAGGCACGTGACAACTCGCTGGACGACATCCCCGGACGCCTCGAAGACCTCGACCTGATGGGCGTGGACTACCAGGTGGTGTTCCCGACGGCGCTGGTATGGGTGTTCGACCTGGAGAACACGGAACTGGCGGGCGCCGTGTGCCGCGCCTACAACAACTACGTGGCGGAGCAGTGTTCCAAGGCTCCCAAACGGCTCAACGCCATCGCCATGGTGCCGATCCAGGACCCGGCCGGGGCCGCCGAAGAGGCCAGGAGGGCAGTGCGGGAGCTGGGTCTCGCCGGCGTGCTGCTGCCCGGCATGGCCGGCAACCGGCCGCTGCATTCCTCGGAATACGAACCGTTCTTCGCCGCCTTGGACGAACTCGACACCCCCATCGGCTTCCACGCGGTCACCGGCATGCACGACACGCCGTGGGCCGACTGCTTCACGGACTTCTTCTCCACCCACGTCACCGCCATGCCGTTCTCCATGATGGTGGGCATGATGTCTGTGGTGCGCATGGGCATCCTGGCGCGCTACCCCAACCTGCGCTGCGCCTTCCTCGAGATCGGCGCCACCTGGTTCCCGTACTGGGCCTGGTGGGTAGGAAAGCACATCGAGCACGTCCGCGGACCCAGGGGCGACGGGCGGCACGAAGGCAACTGGGGCAGGGCGCCCTACACCCTGCCCGAAACCATCCGGGAACCCATGGAGGACATCCTTTCCGGACGCATCCTCTCAGGCTTCGAAGACGACGAGAACCTGCGCGCCGTCATCGACCAGGTAGGCGCCGGCTCGCTCATGTACGCCAGCGACTACCCTCACAGCGACATGGACTGGGGCCGGGTGGACGCCATCAAGAACAACGATTCGATTACCCGGGAAGAGAGGGCGGCGCTGCTGGGCGGCAACGCGCGGCGGTTCTATAAACTGGACTTGGGATGA
- a CDS encoding MoaD/ThiS family protein, whose translation MSVRVRVPTPLRKFTQGSDEVDVNGDTVLAMLEDLEQKHPGIKERIMDESGKVRRFVNVYVNGDDIRFLQNVDTALKDGDSISIVPAIAGGL comes from the coding sequence ATGAGTGTTCGTGTACGCGTGCCTACGCCGCTGAGAAAATTCACCCAGGGATCGGACGAGGTCGACGTCAACGGCGACACCGTTCTGGCCATGCTGGAGGATCTGGAGCAGAAGCACCCCGGCATCAAGGAGCGCATCATGGACGAAAGCGGCAAGGTGCGCCGGTTCGTGAACGTCTACGTCAACGGCGACGACATCCGCTTTCTCCAGAACGTCGATACCGCGTTGAAGGACGGCGACAGCATCTCCATCGTCCCGGCCATCGCCGGCGGCCTCTAG
- a CDS encoding cysteine synthase family protein has protein sequence MLTALNQDAASPLGRPRKVDGIVELVGNTPLVEVRRITSGLSRGVRVLAKLEGFNPGGSVKDRPALRMIRDAIDTGRLTPGRTIIDSTSGNTGIAIAMIGAALGYPVRLVVPANVSEERKNIIRLFGAEIVYSDPLEGSDGAIRLCRKIVAEDPDGYFKPDQYFNPMNSQAHYEATGPEIYRQTEGGVTHFVAGIGTGGTVMGAGRFLKERDPRIRVIAAEPDSEIHGLEGLKHMASSIVPGIYHEEELDLKIPVSTEDAYEMVYRLSQEEGLLVGQSSGAALVAAMAVARRLTHGTVVAVFPDFGARYMTTNLWTTWKESLDVGNVDFSI, from the coding sequence ATGCTCACCGCGCTGAACCAGGACGCCGCCTCGCCCCTTGGCCGGCCGCGCAAGGTCGACGGCATCGTCGAGCTTGTCGGCAACACGCCCCTGGTGGAGGTCCGGCGGATAACCAGCGGGTTGTCACGGGGCGTGCGGGTGCTGGCCAAGCTCGAGGGGTTCAATCCCGGCGGCTCGGTGAAGGACCGCCCCGCCCTCCGGATGATCCGGGATGCCATCGACACCGGGCGGCTCACGCCGGGCCGCACCATCATCGACTCCACCTCGGGCAACACCGGCATCGCCATCGCCATGATCGGCGCGGCGCTGGGCTACCCCGTACGGCTGGTGGTGCCCGCCAACGTGAGCGAGGAACGCAAGAACATCATCCGGTTGTTCGGCGCGGAGATCGTCTACAGCGATCCGCTGGAAGGCTCCGACGGAGCCATCCGTCTCTGCCGCAAGATCGTCGCGGAGGACCCGGACGGATACTTCAAGCCCGACCAGTACTTCAACCCGATGAACAGTCAGGCCCACTACGAGGCCACCGGTCCCGAGATCTACCGGCAGACCGAGGGGGGCGTCACCCACTTCGTCGCCGGCATCGGCACCGGCGGCACCGTGATGGGGGCGGGACGCTTCCTGAAAGAGCGGGATCCGCGCATCCGCGTGATCGCGGCCGAGCCCGACTCCGAGATCCACGGACTCGAAGGGCTGAAGCACATGGCCAGCTCCATCGTTCCGGGCATCTACCATGAGGAGGAGCTGGACCTGAAGATCCCGGTGTCCACCGAGGACGCCTACGAGATGGTCTACCGGCTGAGCCAGGAGGAGGGGCTGCTGGTGGGGCAATCATCCGGCGCCGCCCTGGTGGCGGCCATGGCCGTGGCCCGGCGCCTCACCCACGGCACGGTGGTGGCGGTGTTTCCCGACTTCGGCGCGCGTTACATGACGACGAACCTCTGGACCACGTGGAAGGAAAGCCTTGACGTCGGCAACGTGGACTTTTCCATCTGA
- a CDS encoding redoxin domain-containing protein — protein sequence MNQTVGAKFPDLALEDHNGKELKLSEITEGKFPLIVAFYRGYW from the coding sequence ATGAACCAAACCGTCGGCGCGAAGTTCCCGGATCTGGCCCTCGAGGACCACAACGGCAAGGAGCTGAAGCTGTCCGAGATTACCGAGGGCAAGTTTCCGCTCATCGTGGCGTTCTACCGGGGCTATTGGTGA
- a CDS encoding BolA family transcriptional regulator, protein MIQPQEIEDTLGRVFPGCVVPMIKDLTGGGDHYQVVVVHDSFAGKGLIDQHKMVYEALKDELGDERIHALSLKTFTPEQWEKFGS, encoded by the coding sequence ATGATCCAGCCACAAGAGATCGAGGATACGCTGGGCCGGGTTTTCCCGGGCTGTGTCGTGCCGATGATCAAGGACCTGACCGGCGGGGGCGATCACTACCAGGTGGTGGTCGTGCATGATTCGTTCGCCGGCAAGGGGCTCATCGACCAGCACAAGATGGTCTACGAGGCGCTCAAGGACGAGCTTGGCGACGAACGGATCCACGCCTTGTCGTTGAAGACCTTCACCCCCGAGCAGTGGGAGAAGTTCGGCTCCTAG
- the thrC gene encoding threonine synthase — translation MSFVKGLKCRECGREYPTAPLHVCEDCFGPLEVEYDYDAIRDSVSREKIASRARNLWRYRELLPIDQEPRVGLYSGYTPLIRARRLGEALGVDELYLKDDSVNHPTFSYKDRVVSVAISKAIEFGYETVSCASTGNLANSVSAHAASAGLNCYVFIPEGLEEGKIVGSAIYGPRTVAIKGTYDDVNRLCSEIGDKYQWAFVNVNLRPYYSEGAKTHAFEVAEQLGWKLPRHIVVGSAGGTILPKLGKGFKELRKVGLVDPDEPCSIYSAQAAGCSPIINALKRGTDVVDPVKPDTIATSIAIGNPADGYYVIQTLKETGGWGENVTDEEILDGIRLLAATEGIFTEPAGGTEVAVTKKLIEQGRIPRDESIVISITGNGYKTIETVAHIVDRPYSIDADLGNFDELYDGLTRATRPDAKAG, via the coding sequence ATGAGCTTTGTGAAAGGATTGAAATGCCGGGAGTGCGGCCGGGAGTATCCCACGGCGCCCCTGCACGTGTGCGAGGACTGCTTCGGCCCCCTCGAGGTGGAGTACGACTACGACGCGATCCGCGATAGCGTGAGCCGGGAGAAGATCGCCTCGCGGGCCCGCAACCTGTGGCGTTACCGGGAGCTGCTGCCCATCGACCAGGAGCCCCGCGTGGGCCTCTACTCGGGCTATACCCCACTCATCCGTGCGCGCCGCCTGGGCGAGGCGCTGGGCGTCGACGAGTTGTACCTCAAGGACGACTCCGTGAACCACCCGACCTTCTCGTACAAGGACCGGGTGGTGTCGGTGGCCATCTCCAAGGCCATCGAGTTCGGCTACGAAACCGTCTCGTGCGCCTCCACCGGCAACCTCGCCAACTCGGTTTCGGCCCACGCCGCCAGCGCCGGGCTCAACTGTTACGTGTTCATCCCCGAGGGGCTGGAGGAAGGGAAGATCGTCGGCTCCGCCATCTACGGCCCGCGCACCGTGGCCATCAAGGGGACCTACGACGACGTCAACCGGCTGTGCAGCGAGATCGGCGACAAGTACCAGTGGGCGTTCGTCAACGTGAACCTGAGGCCCTACTACTCCGAGGGCGCGAAGACGCACGCCTTCGAGGTGGCCGAACAGCTCGGCTGGAAGCTGCCGCGGCACATCGTGGTGGGCTCGGCGGGAGGCACCATCCTGCCCAAGCTGGGCAAGGGGTTCAAGGAGCTGCGCAAGGTGGGGCTGGTGGACCCGGACGAGCCGTGCAGCATCTACTCCGCGCAGGCGGCTGGCTGCTCGCCCATCATCAACGCGCTCAAGCGCGGCACCGACGTCGTCGACCCGGTGAAGCCCGACACCATCGCCACCTCCATCGCCATCGGCAACCCGGCCGACGGCTACTACGTCATCCAGACGCTGAAGGAGACCGGCGGATGGGGCGAGAACGTCACCGACGAGGAGATCCTCGACGGCATCCGCTTGCTGGCCGCCACCGAGGGCATCTTCACCGAGCCCGCAGGGGGCACCGAGGTGGCGGTGACGAAGAAGCTCATCGAGCAGGGCCGGATTCCACGGGACGAGTCCATCGTCATCTCCATCACCGGGAACGGCTACAAGACCATCGAGACGGTGGCGCACATCGTCGACCGGCCGTACAGCATCGACGCCGACCTGGGCAACTTCGACGAACTGTACGACGGGCTGACGCGCGCAACGCGGCCGGACGCGAAGGCGGGCTGA
- a CDS encoding oxaloacetate decarboxylase, with translation MSTAARLRDAIAEDGCLSVPGVHDALTALLAERAGFRAALLGGNATTASLLGLPDLGFLSADALVAHVRNLSQVLRIPLLVDADTGFGGPLQVHRAVAALEHAGAAAVQIEDQTPAKRCGLLAGGHPLVSTEEMVEKVAAACAARKDPDTVIIARTLAYSSGGLDEAIRRGRAYREAGADAIFVQVPGAIEELRELRRRVPGPLVVNMDETLPASNLTVSDAGAEGFKLALFPGSVRYTLVKTVGRVFAALHEEGTTQSLREHMASLDEYHNVLRMDEFLDLERRLAKP, from the coding sequence ATGAGCACCGCCGCACGCCTTAGGGACGCGATTGCCGAGGACGGTTGCCTGAGCGTCCCGGGCGTTCACGACGCCCTGACCGCGCTGCTCGCGGAACGGGCCGGCTTTCGCGCGGCGCTGCTGGGCGGCAACGCCACCACCGCCAGTCTCCTGGGCCTCCCCGACCTCGGGTTCCTCTCCGCCGACGCCCTCGTCGCGCACGTGCGCAACCTGAGCCAAGTGCTGCGCATTCCGCTACTGGTGGACGCGGACACCGGTTTCGGCGGACCGCTTCAGGTGCACCGCGCCGTCGCGGCGCTGGAGCACGCGGGGGCGGCGGCGGTTCAGATCGAGGATCAAACGCCCGCCAAGCGCTGTGGGTTGCTGGCGGGGGGACATCCGCTGGTTTCGACCGAGGAGATGGTGGAGAAGGTCGCCGCGGCGTGCGCCGCGCGCAAAGACCCCGACACCGTGATCATCGCGCGCACATTGGCATATTCCTCGGGCGGCCTCGACGAGGCCATCCGGCGCGGGCGCGCCTACCGCGAGGCCGGCGCCGACGCGATATTCGTACAGGTACCGGGCGCCATCGAGGAATTGCGTGAGCTCCGCCGCCGCGTTCCCGGTCCGCTGGTGGTCAACATGGACGAGACCCTTCCGGCGTCGAACCTGACCGTGAGCGACGCGGGCGCCGAAGGGTTCAAGCTGGCGCTGTTCCCCGGGTCCGTTCGCTACACGCTGGTGAAAACCGTCGGCCGCGTCTTCGCGGCGCTGCACGAGGAAGGCACCACCCAAAGCCTCCGGGAGCACATGGCGTCCCTGGACGAGTACCACAACGTGCTGCGGATGGACGAGTTTCTGGACCTTGAACGCAGGCTTGCGAAGCCGTAG
- a CDS encoding AAA family ATPase gives MRWPPVDKCRLFRYFYRQNNGIADMYSRILDLPEKSFFLFGPRGTGKSVWLQQRLGHADLSINLLKSGEYLRYKRDPSLLAQEAAALPGRRPWIIIDEVQKLPELLDEVHALLFESGQDHRFALSGSSARKLKRSHANMLAGRALLKRMFPLSMLEVGEDFSLPEALRYGQLPLSVTSVSRTEKVEFLDAYVETYLKEEIQQEALVRNLDSFYRFLSVAGMMSGQLLNIANIARDVGVARSTVQGYFGILEDTLLGWHLPAYRNKAKVKEVAHPKFYLFDCGVQRALMGRHRDEPSAVETGALFEAFVLNEFRALNVWRSHGAQFFYWRTEAGNEVDLIWKRGEQAAGFEIKSSNVWQEKFNKGLNVLLQTGDIGHAFGVYRGERALKVGKVTVLPYKMAIEMALEGSFVPTP, from the coding sequence ATGAGGTGGCCCCCGGTTGACAAATGTCGGTTATTTCGTTATTTTTACCGTCAAAATAACGGGATCGCCGACATGTACTCCAGGATACTCGATCTGCCCGAAAAGAGTTTCTTCCTGTTCGGCCCGCGTGGCACCGGGAAATCCGTGTGGCTGCAGCAACGTCTCGGCCACGCAGACCTGAGCATCAATCTCCTCAAGTCCGGCGAGTATCTTCGATACAAGCGGGACCCCTCCCTTCTCGCTCAGGAAGCAGCCGCGTTGCCCGGCCGGCGGCCCTGGATCATTATCGACGAGGTGCAAAAGCTGCCGGAGTTGCTCGACGAGGTGCATGCGCTCCTGTTCGAGAGCGGACAGGACCATCGGTTTGCACTGTCCGGGTCCAGCGCCCGGAAGCTAAAGCGGTCCCATGCCAACATGCTCGCGGGACGCGCCCTTTTGAAACGGATGTTTCCACTGAGCATGCTTGAAGTCGGTGAGGACTTCAGCCTGCCGGAGGCTCTGCGTTACGGACAGTTGCCCTTGAGTGTGACATCGGTTTCCCGAACCGAGAAGGTCGAGTTCCTGGATGCCTACGTCGAGACCTATCTGAAGGAAGAGATTCAGCAGGAAGCTCTGGTCAGGAACCTTGACAGTTTCTACCGGTTCCTGTCAGTCGCCGGCATGATGAGCGGGCAGTTGCTGAACATCGCCAATATCGCCCGGGACGTGGGCGTCGCCAGGTCCACCGTCCAAGGCTATTTCGGCATCCTGGAAGACACCTTGCTGGGCTGGCACCTGCCCGCCTACCGCAACAAGGCCAAGGTCAAGGAGGTGGCTCACCCCAAGTTCTACCTGTTCGATTGCGGCGTGCAGCGTGCCCTGATGGGGAGGCACCGGGACGAACCCTCGGCGGTCGAGACGGGCGCTTTGTTCGAGGCCTTCGTTCTGAATGAGTTCAGGGCACTCAACGTGTGGCGGTCTCACGGCGCGCAGTTCTTCTACTGGCGCACGGAGGCGGGCAACGAAGTGGACCTGATCTGGAAGAGGGGAGAGCAGGCCGCGGGCTTTGAAATCAAGTCGTCCAATGTCTGGCAGGAGAAATTCAACAAGGGATTGAATGTCTTGTTGCAGACCGGTGACATCGGGCATGCTTTCGGCGTGTATCGCGGCGAACGGGCTCTGAAGGTCGGAAAGGTGACCGTGCTCCCTTACAAGATGGCCATCGAGATGGCCCTGGAAGGGAGTTTCGTTCCAACACCTTGA
- a CDS encoding amidohydrolase family protein, translated as MAVIDADCHVIECEETWEHMEGEDRRYRPRILEAADQSDPLRRNDFWLFDSNLEPKRAFPPASSGTTPESSELTDVEARLRHMDVLGTDVQVLYPTTLLGLATLSRPRTQVAMCRAYNRWMANVWSQGRGRLRWVATLPLLTMDAAVEELRFSRDNGACGFLLQGLMGERTPIDEYYFPVYAEASRLDMPVCIHSGLVNHALSGLFHSRATALWMAKVPIITAFHALVLSRVPDRFPDLRWGFLEAAASWVPYVVTDLGARLDRTGTRKLDENVLRRNRFYVACQTEEDLPYILQHAGEDHIVIGSDYGHADTSSQLEALKILQANETVTPDARRKIVDDNARALYGI; from the coding sequence ATGGCCGTCATCGATGCCGATTGCCACGTCATCGAGTGCGAGGAGACCTGGGAGCACATGGAGGGCGAGGACCGGCGCTACCGGCCGCGCATCCTGGAAGCGGCGGACCAGTCGGACCCGTTGCGACGCAACGACTTCTGGCTCTTCGACAGCAACCTGGAGCCCAAGCGGGCGTTCCCGCCGGCATCGTCGGGCACCACCCCGGAGTCGTCGGAGCTGACGGACGTGGAGGCGCGCCTGCGCCACATGGACGTGCTGGGCACCGACGTCCAGGTGCTCTACCCCACGACGCTCTTGGGCTTGGCCACGCTGAGCCGTCCGCGCACCCAGGTCGCCATGTGCCGCGCCTACAACCGCTGGATGGCCAACGTCTGGAGCCAAGGCCGGGGACGTCTCCGCTGGGTGGCGACGCTGCCCCTGCTGACCATGGACGCGGCGGTGGAGGAGTTGCGCTTCAGCCGCGACAACGGCGCCTGCGGCTTCCTGCTGCAAGGGCTCATGGGCGAGCGCACGCCCATCGACGAGTACTACTTTCCGGTCTACGCCGAGGCCAGCCGTCTCGACATGCCGGTGTGCATCCATTCGGGGCTCGTCAACCATGCTCTCAGCGGGCTCTTCCACTCCCGCGCAACAGCCTTGTGGATGGCTAAGGTGCCCATCATCACCGCGTTCCACGCCCTGGTGTTGAGCCGCGTTCCGGACAGGTTTCCGGACCTGCGCTGGGGCTTCCTCGAAGCCGCCGCCTCCTGGGTCCCCTACGTCGTCACCGACCTCGGCGCCCGCCTCGACCGCACCGGCACCCGCAAGCTCGACGAGAACGTGCTGCGCCGAAACCGCTTCTACGTCGCCTGCCAGACCGAGGAGGACCTCCCCTACATCCTGCAACACGCCGGCGAGGACCACATCGTCATCGGCTCCGACTACGGCCACGCCGACACCTCCAGCCAACTGGAGGCACTGAAGATCCTCCAGGCGAACGAAACGGTGACGCCGGACGCCCGTCGCAAGATCGTCGACGACAACGCCAGGGCGCTTTACGGGATCTAG